GTTGTGGTTTCGGACGGTTTTTTCCCGTTCAGGGACGGAGTTGACGCGGCCATCAAAGAAGGAGCGACGGGCATCATTCAACCCGGCGGATCGGAGCGCGATTTCGAGGTCATCGAGGCGTGTAACGAATCCAATGTGACTATGGTGTTCGCGGGTCAAAGGTTGTTTAAGCATTAAGCCCTCGCTTAGTCTGCGGAAGCAGGCGAGACGGGGTGGCTCCGCCGGCTTACGCTGGTGGAGGGGGCGAGTCCAAGCCCCGTAAAATTGCGCATGGTGTGATTTCGGACACTGCCCGCACGGGCGAGCTATGATTTAATGGCTTAAGAGGGACCATTGGTATATTTTTTCATCATCTGGGGCATTATCATCGCCTACATAATCGGTAAGGCGATCTATAAGAAGCTTGAAAAATAGCCGCTTTTATGCTCACTTGATATGCGGGGAGACTATTAGGTCTATACGGACGCGAGCCGCTCTTGCCTTGTCCTTATCGCGCCCCGCGTCCCATCGATTTTCGCGCACAGCATGGAACACCAAGCATTTCGCCGTCTTTCATGATTATGTATTAAAATCAAATACTTTTTTCTTATTTATATTGACAAGAAGGCGGCAAAAAAATTAAAATTGTGAAAATAGTTACAAATACTCTAAAAGCCATTGGAGGTAGTATATGAGACCCTATTTCGCCAAGATGCAGGACTGGGGAAAACCGGTAAAAGAGAATAAAGCAAATGCCGAGGAGATCAAAAAGGTAGAACAGCACATCGCCGAGCTGGTCGAACAGAAGAAGAACGCCGGTTTGCCCAAGGAAACCCTGAATAAGAGGGGCGAATGGACAGTCCACCAGCGGCTCGAATACATCTTAGACCCCGGCACCTGGGCACCGCTTCATATGCTCTATGACCCCATGGATGAAGAGTCCGGCACAACAGGCGTGGTGGATGGTCTTGGAAGAATAAACGGAAGATGGTGCGTTATCATCGGTTTCGACAATAAAGTCATGGCAGGTGCGTGGATAGCAGGTCAGTCCGATAACATCCTCAGGGTAACAGATACGGCAAAGAGGCTTCACTGCCCTCTCGTATGGCTTGTCAACTGCAGCGGCGTGAAACTCACTGAGCAGGAAAAGGTCTATGCGAACAGACGCGGGAACGGCACCACATTCTTCAGGCATGCGGAACTCAATAAACTTGGCATCCCCGTGCTTGCCGCTATCTACGGGACAAACCCGGCCGGCGGCGGATACCAGGGTATCTCCCCCACACTGCTTCTCGCACACAAAGACTGTAATATCGCGGTGGGCGGCGCTGGCATCGTGAGCGGTATGGCGCCTAAAGGGTATTTCGATGAAGGTATGGCGGAACAGATTATCGAAGCCACACGAAAATTCAAGTCCGTGCCTCCGGGCAGGGTTGAGATACATTATGACCATACGGGGTTCTTCCGCGAAGTCCATCCGAGCGAAGAGAGCTTGCTCGATTCGCTGAAATCATGGGTCACCAAACTGCCGGCTTACGATGCGAGCTTTTTCCGGGTAGCGCCTCCGGCAAACCCGGCATTCCCGGCCGAAGATCTTTACAGCATCGTGGCCTTCAACCAGAAGATGGTCTACGACGCGGAGCAGTTCATGGCCCGCCTCGTGGATAACAGCGAACACATGGAGTTCAGGGCCGGCTATGGTCCGGAGCTTTACACGGGCCTCGTCAAGGTCGATGGATTCCTGATCGGTATCGTGGCCAACAGACAGGGCATGATGCCCAAAGGATATCCACAGTATGCGCCGTATCCAGGCATCGGCGGCAAGTTCTACCGGGAGGGTCTCATCAAGATCAACGAATTCGTTACCCTCTGTGGCAGGGACCGGATCCCCATGATCTGGATCCAGGACACCTCCGGCATCGACGTAGGTGATATCGCAGAAAAGGCCGAGCTCTTGGGGTTAGGCCAGGCCTTGATCTATTCCATCGAGCAGAGCGACCTCCCCATGATGACTATCGTCCTGAGGAAAGGGACCGCAGCTGCGCACTACATCATGGCAGGCCCTCAGGCGAACAACAACAACGCCTTCACTCTCGGAACGGCAACCACGGAAATCTACGTTATGCACGGAGAAACGGCTGCCGTAGCAAGCTTTGCCAGACGCCTCGTCAAAGAAAAGGACGCGGGCAAGCCCCTTGCGCCGGTTATCGAGGCCATGAACAAGACTGTGCAGGAGTACGTCGACAAATCGAGACCCGCTTACTGCGCCAAGGAAGGCCTTGTGGATGAGATCGTGGCCATGAAAGACTTAAGAAAATACTTCGTGGCCTTTGCAAACTGCTGCTATCAGAACCCGAAGTCGATCACGCCTCAACACCAGATGATTCTTCCGCGGATCATCAAGGGTTAGAGAAACTTAAGCGCGATTACGCTCAAAGGGTGGATCAAGGCATCCACCCTTTGTTTTTGACCCACGCGTTAACCAATAATGTTTGACTGTTGACTACTTTTTGATCTTACGGTAGTCTAAGTACCCAAGGGGTTCTGTGATGAGAAAGATACTCTCGAAGGCGCTGGAAGAGATAAGGCAGCGGGGTAATTACCGGACGATCAAATACGTGCAGCCCCTCTCGCCCACAAAGGTGCGCCACAACGGCCGCGAGTTCTTGAACCTCTGTTCCAACAGCTATCTCTCTTTGCATACCCACCCCGAT
Above is a genomic segment from Syntrophorhabdaceae bacterium containing:
- a CDS encoding carboxyl transferase domain-containing protein — protein: MRPYFAKMQDWGKPVKENKANAEEIKKVEQHIAELVEQKKNAGLPKETLNKRGEWTVHQRLEYILDPGTWAPLHMLYDPMDEESGTTGVVDGLGRINGRWCVIIGFDNKVMAGAWIAGQSDNILRVTDTAKRLHCPLVWLVNCSGVKLTEQEKVYANRRGNGTTFFRHAELNKLGIPVLAAIYGTNPAGGGYQGISPTLLLAHKDCNIAVGGAGIVSGMAPKGYFDEGMAEQIIEATRKFKSVPPGRVEIHYDHTGFFREVHPSEESLLDSLKSWVTKLPAYDASFFRVAPPANPAFPAEDLYSIVAFNQKMVYDAEQFMARLVDNSEHMEFRAGYGPELYTGLVKVDGFLIGIVANRQGMMPKGYPQYAPYPGIGGKFYREGLIKINEFVTLCGRDRIPMIWIQDTSGIDVGDIAEKAELLGLGQALIYSIEQSDLPMMTIVLRKGTAAAHYIMAGPQANNNNAFTLGTATTEIYVMHGETAAVASFARRLVKEKDAGKPLAPVIEAMNKTVQEYVDKSRPAYCAKEGLVDEIVAMKDLRKYFVAFANCCYQNPKSITPQHQMILPRIIKG